From Alteromonas sp. RKMC-009, one genomic window encodes:
- the phoU gene encoding phosphate signaling complex protein PhoU produces the protein MPRQIALNTHISGKFNTELENLRNSVLTMGGEVELQLVDTLRAIKQNNAGLAEKVILNDLKINAMEMQIDEECLRIIARRHPTASDLRLVMMVSKAITDIERMGDEIERIARLVTKNKLPASETIKSSMILIGDRVVQMMRGTFDALARQNENSALEVYEQDNRIDAEYKKLLKYTTGEMQKSTDDMQDWLEVLWALRSLERIGDRCKNICEYVVYLSRGTDVRHSPLENMQQKLKHLS, from the coding sequence ATGCCACGTCAGATTGCGTTAAATACCCATATCTCCGGCAAGTTTAATACTGAGCTGGAGAACCTCAGAAATTCCGTGCTTACCATGGGAGGGGAAGTCGAGCTGCAACTGGTGGATACCCTGCGGGCGATTAAGCAGAATAATGCCGGTCTGGCTGAAAAAGTCATATTAAATGATCTCAAGATCAATGCCATGGAAATGCAGATTGATGAAGAGTGCTTACGCATCATAGCCAGAAGACATCCCACCGCTTCCGATTTACGGCTGGTGATGATGGTGTCGAAAGCCATTACCGATATTGAGCGCATGGGTGATGAGATAGAACGGATAGCCCGTCTGGTAACGAAAAATAAGCTGCCTGCTTCAGAAACGATTAAAAGCAGCATGATTCTGATTGGTGACCGGGTTGTACAAATGATGCGGGGTACCTTCGATGCTCTGGCGCGGCAAAATGAAAATTCTGCGCTGGAAGTGTATGAGCAGGATAACCGCATTGACGCAGAATATAAGAAGTTGCTGAAATACACCACCGGAGAAATGCAGAAAAGTACTGACGATATGCAGGACTGGCTGGAAGTACTGTGGGCATTACGTTCTCTGGAACGGATTGGTGACCGGTGTAAAAATATTTGTGAGTATGTTGTTTACTTATCGCGGGGAACTGATGTGCGGCATTCACCGTTAGAGAACATGCAACAGAAATTAAAGCACCTGAGTTAG